The DNA region TCGACAAGAACTCCTCGAAAATATCTTAAATGAATATATCCGCTAAGGAAAGAAATCAACCGATGTAAATGTTAAACATATATCGGGATGAACTTAAAATTCATCCCGATATTTTGGTAATATCAAAGTAAAATGAACTGAGAAAAGGTATGCCTTATGTCCAATCACCCTGACCCTATCCTTGAACAGATGAAGACCATATCTCCCAATATCCAAAAAGAACAGGAACTAATTATTAAGTCCCGAGAACAAGGCAAAGGAGCCATTCTTAAAACATTTGTTCGCCTTTCAGGACCTGGCTGGCTACAAAGTGCTATTACCCTTGGTGGTGGGTCGTTGTCATCCAGCATGTATTTAGGGGTATTGGTAGGATTTGGTTTGTTATGGTTACAGCCGTTAGCAATGCTGGCGGGAATTATTATGCTCAGTGCGATTTCTTATGTTACCCTCTCCACAGGACAGAGACCTCTTCGTACCATTAACGAGCATGTTAACCCCGTGTTAGGGTGGAGCTGGCTTGTTGGTGCAATGTTAGCGAATTTTGTCTGGTCAATGCCTCAGTACTCGTTAGCCATTGCATCATTTCAGCAAAACCTGCTACCACAGGTATTCGGACCACCTACAGTGGACCTGTTTACAGGGAAAGTACTTGCTGGACTGCTCATACTTACAATTAATATAACCTTTCTAACAATGTACACACTTGGAGGCAGAGGTGTAAAAGTTTTTGAGATAGTTGTAAAAATAATGGTTGGTTCTGTGGTTATTTGTTTTTTTGGGGTAGTTGCAGTTTTAACCGTAAAAGGACAGGTTCGATGGCAGGAATATTTGGCTGGGTTCATTCCTGACTTTTCACTATTATTCCAACCTTCAAAACATCTAATGCCATACATAAACGAAGTTTCTGATACTGCACGTTCTTACTGGACCAATCTTATCGTGTCTCAACAACGTGATGTTATCATTAGTGCTGCGGCAACTGCAGTAGGAATTAATATGACCTTTATGTTGCCATATTCCATGTTGCGTAAAGGTTGGGACCATGAGTTTCGAGGGTTAGCAATATTTGATTTATCGACTGGACTATTTGTTCCATTCGTGCTTGCTACCAGCTGTGTGGTGATAGCCTCCGCAGTTCAATTCCATGCAAAACCAGCCCCTGGCTTTTTGGGTGAACGAGATGAAAAAGGGAATATCATTCAACCTGCTCCAAATTTAGTAGGCAGTTTTAACAGATTATTAGAAGACCGCATTAGTTTTGAAATAGGTAAAAACACATGGGATAACTTATCCCAACAAGAAAAGGAATATCGGTTAAGCCAGTTACCTGAGGTAGACCGTAAGTTGTCAGCTATGTTGGTTCGTCGGGATGCATTTAATCTCTCCGATGCCTTAAAACCCTTAACAGGTTCCACTGTGGCACGCTACATTTTTGGTATTGGTGTTTTAGGTATGGGGTTGGGTGTGTCCACAAT from Candidatus Hydrogenedens sp. includes:
- a CDS encoding divalent metal cation transporter — protein: MSNHPDPILEQMKTISPNIQKEQELIIKSREQGKGAILKTFVRLSGPGWLQSAITLGGGSLSSSMYLGVLVGFGLLWLQPLAMLAGIIMLSAISYVTLSTGQRPLRTINEHVNPVLGWSWLVGAMLANFVWSMPQYSLAIASFQQNLLPQVFGPPTVDLFTGKVLAGLLILTINITFLTMYTLGGRGVKVFEIVVKIMVGSVVICFFGVVAVLTVKGQVRWQEYLAGFIPDFSLLFQPSKHLMPYINEVSDTARSYWTNLIVSQQRDVIISAAATAVGINMTFMLPYSMLRKGWDHEFRGLAIFDLSTGLFVPFVLATSCVVIASAVQFHAKPAPGFLGERDEKGNIIQPAPNLVGSFNRLLEDRISFEIGKNTWDNLSQQEKEYRLSQLPEVDRKLSAMLVRRDAFNLSDALKPLTGSTVARYIFGIGVLGMGLGVSTMLMVINSLCFCELLNRPFRGWTQFFGGLMVSISLIGVLFWKDAQMWLAIPTSVFCMTLLPLAYLSFWLLLNQKKLLKENTPQGIKWWLWNVLLGISFTLSVVGSLWSITSKIGTKGIGIVVIFLILVLIAHLVRKYQKKGTTTSLL